A genomic window from Salvia hispanica cultivar TCC Black 2014 chromosome 5, UniMelb_Shisp_WGS_1.0, whole genome shotgun sequence includes:
- the LOC125189831 gene encoding RNA polymerase II C-terminal domain phosphatase-like 5, with protein MKNLRIAKVEIARLRDKSFEDLVGLRQKLYLVLDLDHTLLHSVMLTNIKEEEAKFIDQQDLLPDTWKSSLFRRDKIKMVTKLRPNVHTFLEEASKLFEMYIYTMGSRDYALEMAELIDPKNKYFDSRIISRDDSTQEKQKSLDIVLGRENAVLIVDDTKRVWKDNMGNLILIQPYQFFTSNRGDSLFERKTDEKERVLDNILKVLQQVHNWFFDKERKDNIEERDVRQNPRIAKDEMARLRDKGFEDLVCSRKKLYLVLGLKHMLLHSVKLTKLKEEETHFIDQRDSLPDTWKSSLFRGDKMVTKLRPFVHTFLEEANCGESLFQRKTDERKRVLANVLKVLQYVHTSFFDKERKDDIKERDVRQVVRTLGMKIFKHCDILTKAGLVRVKVPQYFTLKCHKKCTSLRRAKMQRKCKATEVV; from the exons atGAAGAATCTGAGGATAGCTAAAGTTGAAATTGCTCGATTACGCGACAAAAGTTTTGAGGATTTGGTTGGTTTAAGGCAAAAGCTTTATTTGGTCCTTGATTTAGATCACACGCtacttcattcagttatgTTAACCAATATAAAAGAGGAAGAAGCAAAATTTATTGACCAACAAGATTTGCTACCGG aTACCTGGAAGAGTAGCTTGTTCAGACGGGACAAGATTAAAATGGTGACTAAATTGAGGCCAAATGTGCACACTTTCTTGGAAGAAGCTAGTAAACTATTTGAGATGTACATCTATACCATGGGTTCACGTGACTATGCTTTGGAAATGGCAGAACTAATTgatcccaaaaataaatactttgaTTCAAGAATAATTTCACGAGATGATTCCACGCAGGAGAAACAAAAGAGTTTGGATATTGTTTTGGGGCGAGAAAATGCAGTTCTCATTGTTGATGACACTAAACGG GTATGGAAAGATAACATGGGGAATTTGATATTAATACAACCATATCAATTTTTCACCTCAAATCGTGGTGATAGCCTGTTCGAACGAAAAACGGATGAAAAAGAGAGGGTTTTGGACAATATTTTGAAGGTGCTCCAACAAGTTCACAATTGGTTCTTTGACAAG GAACGTAAGGATAATATAGAAGAGCGAGATGTGAGACAA AATCCGAGGATAGCTAAAGATGAAATGGCTCGGTTACGCGACAAAGGTTTCGAGGATTTGGTTTGTTCAAGGAAAAAGCTTTATTTGGTCCTTGGTTTAAAACACATGCTACTGCATTCAGTTAAGTTAACCAAGTTAAAAGAGGAAGAAACACACTTTATCGACCAAAGAGATTCTCTTCCAG aTACTTGGAAGAGCAGCTTGTTTAGAGGGGACAAGATGGTGACTAAATTGAGGCCATTTGTGCACACGTTTTTGGAAGAAGCGA ATTGTGGTGAAAGCCTCTTTCAACGGAAAACCGATGAAAGGAAGAGAGTTTTGGCCAATGTTTTAAAGGTGCTCCAATACGTACATACTTCGTTCTTTGACAAG gAACGCAAGGATGATATAAAGGAGCGAGATGTGAGACAA GTGGTAAGAACACTTgggatgaaaattttcaagcATTGCGACATACTAACGAAGGCGGGACTTGTGAGAGTCAAGGTGCCGCAgtatttcacattaaaatgtcacAAAAAATGTACCTCGTTGAGAAGAGCTAAGATGCAGCGCAAGTGCAAAGCAACTGAAGTAGTTTGA